The following nucleotide sequence is from Oceanibaculum indicum P24.
ACCTGCTGCGGGTTCACCACATGGCCGCAGTCGGTCGCCGCCACGATCCGGTGAATCTTCAGCTGCCCGTTCGTCACCGACACCTCGGCGCAGGCCGCGATGTGGCTGCCGAACGCGGTGCACTGCGCCAGCCCCCGAAACACACCCTCGGGCGCCGGACTGCCCCAGCCGGCCCGCTCCGCGACAGCGCGCAGCACCGCCGCGTTCTTCGGGTGCCTGTCCATCAGCTTCAGGCGGAATTCCAGCGGGTCCTTGCCGGCGGCATGCGCCACCTCATCGATAAAGCATTCGGTATAGACGCTGTTCTGGTTGGCATTGACGCCGCGCCAGAAACCCGGCGGGACGTGCGGGTTGCGCATCGCATGATCGACCAGCAGGTTCGGAAAGCTGTAGCTGATCGCATGATCGCCCTGCGGCAGATAGCACTGGAAGGTGATCATGTCGGCGCCGTTGCTGAGGCGCTGCGGCATGACCCCGGCCAGGATCGACTGCCCGGAGATGCGGACCCGGAAGGCCGTCACATCGCCGTTGGCGTCCAGCCCGGCGGTCAGCTTGCACTGGGTGATCGGGTGGTACATGCCGTGCGTCATGTCCTCCTCGCGCGACCACAGCAGCTTGACCGGCGTACCCGGGAACTCCCGGGCAATGAGGACCGCCTGACGGACATAATCATGAAAGGCGCCACGCCGCCCGAAACCGCCGCCCAGATGCAGCTTGTGAACATCGCATTGCTGCAGCGGCAGGCCGGCGGCCTCCGACGTAGCAGCCAGCGCCGCCTCGCCATTCTGGGTCGGGCACCAGACTTCGCAGCGATCCTCGGTCCAGACCGCCGTGGCATTCATCGGCTCCATGGTGGCGTGGTTCTGGAACGGATAGGAATAGACCGCCTCCACCGTGCGTTCCGCCCTGGCGAGGGCTGCCTCGGCATCGCCATTGCTGTTGCCGACGAACGCCTGATCGGCGGTCAGCCCTTCCTTCACGAAATCGTCGATCGAAGCGCTGGTGACCTTGGCATTCGCCCCTTCGTTCCAGGTGATGGGCAGGGCGTCGAGCGCGCTCTTCGCCTGCCACCAGCGGTCAGCAACAACAGCCACCGCATTGCCATCGACCGCGACGACCTTCTTCACGCCAGGCATCGAGAGGACCGCCGACTCGTCGAACGAATCGAGCGTACCGCCGAAGACCGGACACTGACGGATGGCGGCATTCAGCATGCCGGGAAGCTTGAGGTCGGCGCCGTAAACCTGCTTGCCGGTCACCTTCTCGGCGGTGTCCAGGCGCTTCAGCGGCTGGCCGATGACGGTCCAGTCCTTCGGGTCCTTCAACTGAACGCCCGTCGGCACCTCAAGCCGGGAGGCCGCCTCGGCGACCTTGCCGAACGTGGTGCTGCGGCCCGAGGCGGCATGGGTGATCACCCCCTTGCTCGCCCGGCACTCGCCCGGTGCCACGCCCCATTCCCGGGCGGCCGCCATGATCAGCATCTCGCGGGCCGTGGCCCCGCCCATGCGCACATAATCATGCGATTCCCGGATGCCCCGGCTACCGCCGGTCGAAAAGCTCTGCCACACCCGGCCGCGCTCCAGATTGGTCGCCGGCGTCGGATATTCGGTGGTGACATTGGCCCAGTCGCACTCCAGCTCCTCAACGACGAGCTGGGCGAGGCCGGTCAGCGTGCCCTGCCCCATCTCGGAGCGGGCAATGCGGATGATCACCTGCTCATCCGGGCGGACCACCACCCAGGCGTTGATCTCGTCCGGGAAACCGGCCTGGGCATTGGCCTTGCCGGACAGGAAGGGAATCGGAAAGCCGAGGCTGAATCCGGCAACGGCAGTGCCGACCATGAAGCCGCGGCGGGTCACATCGATTGTCGTGGTCATCGTGCGGTCCTCCCTCATGCCTTTTCGTTGGCGGCCTGATGGATACCGGCACGGACCCGCCGGTAGGTGCCACAGCGGCAGATGTTCGTGATCTCGGAATCGATGTCGGCGTCGGTCGGCTTCGGGATGCGCTCCAGCAGCGCTGCCGCAGCCATGATCATGCCGGTCTGGCAATAGCCGCATTGCGGCACGTCGAGGGCGACCCAAGCCTTCTGCAGCGGATGCGTCCCGGTCTCCGACAGGCCCTCGATGGTCACGATCCGGTCGGTTTCGGCGACCGCATCAAGCGGGAAGACGCAGGCACGCTGCGCCTCGCCATTGATGTGGACGGTGCAGGCGCCGCACTGGGCGATACCGCAGCCATATTTTGTGCCGGTCAGTTCGAGCTGTTCGCGAAGCACCCAGAGCAGCGGGGTCGATCCGTCTGCGTCGACCTCTACGGTCTTTCCGTTGACGTTGATCCTGGCCATGAACCGAACCTCCAGTAGAATAAAAAGAACGAATTCCTTTCTAAGGCAGAGGTGTCGTCAAACTTTGCCCTGTGCCGGCTTCTTTGTCTTAGATCATGGCAGTCTTGGCCGTCCGACACACTTTGATACAAGTGGACGCTGCGCCCCGCTCAGGACTGTTGCAGCGCCCGTGTCGCGGAAATCGGCTCCGCCATGAACTGTCCATCGGTTGCCGGTTTCGGTCCGGCCGGGGCGTGCGGCAGATGGATCGCCGCACGGAAGCCACCGGCATCCCGGTTCGCCAGCACCACATCGCCGCCATGGCTGCGCGCGATGGTCCGGGCCACCGACAGGCCGAGGCCGACCCCGCCGGTTTCCCGGCTGCGCGACCCCTCCAGCCGGACGAACGGGGCAAACACCCGCTCGAACTCTCCGGCCGGGATGCCGTTTCCATCGTCATCGATCGCGATCTCGATATAGTCCTGGCGCATCGTCATCGTCACACGCGCCCGCTCGCCATAACGCACGGCATTCTCGACCAGGTTGCGGATCGCCCGGCGCAGGGACGACGGCCGGCACCGGTAAGGGATACGGCTGCTGTCGGCAAAGCGCACATCCCAGCCGAGATCGGCAAGGTCCTCGCAAATGCTCTCGGTCAGGGCGGCAAGGTCCACCAGCCTTGTCTCCTCGCCGCTCGCCTCTTCGCGGGCAAAGGCCAGCGTTGCCTCGGTCATGGCCTGCATCTCGTCCAGAGTTGCCAGGATCTTGTCCCGCATCTCGGCGTCCTTGATGAACTCGGCGCGCAGCCGCAGCGAGGTGATGGGCGTGCGCAGATCGTGGCCAATCGCCGCCAGCATGCTGGTGCGGTCATTCACGAAGCGCCGCAACCGTTCCTGCATGCGATTGAACGCCTCGGTCGTGCGCCGGATATCCTCCGGACCGCTTTCCGGCAACCGACCGGGCGTTTCGCCGCGACCGAATGCTTCCGCCGCCTGGGCCAGACGATTCATCGGCCGGCCGATCCGCCGGGCCGCCAGCACGGCGATCAGCGACAGCAGAATGGCGGTGATCCCCACGGAGACCGCCGACTGCGACATCCAGAACGGCTTCTTGCTTTTCGCCATTGCCGCGTTCAGCCAGCCACCGCCCTCAAGCTCGACGACAAGCCCGACACCAAAGGCGTTATCCAGCCGCACAAACCGCGCCGGACGCTCCAGCGGCCATTGATCGGCCGGCAAATTCCCCCATGAGTAATTGGAAATGACCGGGCCGGCAGCAGTAGCGTCAACAACCGGTTCACTGCCGGTACCCTCGCCATTCCCCTCGCGATCCTTGAGTCGCCGCCAAGCCCCCTGCTTCCAGGCCTTCACATCCTCGGGCAACTGGTCGGTGACCCAGAAGCGGGAATAGATCGTATCGACGGCCTTCAGCACGTCGGCGTGGTAGGCGGACGGCGTGGTCTCCAGCAGGCGGGCTGCCGAGGCGCTACGGACCAGGAACTCCTCCTTCAGCGTATCGCGCAAGGCCTGGCCATGCTCATCGTAATAGATCAGGAAGCTGATGCCCTGCGACACGAGCAGCGCCACCAGCATGAAACCGACGAGCTGTCCGGCAAGGCTGCGGTTCCAGATGCTGCGCTCCCAAAACCGCGTCATGACAGCGTCACCTCCACCGCGAAGCTGTAGCCGCCGCCCCAATGGGTCTTGATCAGGGCAGGGTTGCGCGGATCGGACTCGATCTTCCGGCGCAGCCGGCTGACCTGATTGTCGATGCTGCGGTCATAAACCTCGGCGGTGCGGCCGACGGTGAGGTCGAGCAGCTGGTCGCGCGTCAGCACGATGCCTGGATGGTCGATCAGCACGGAGAGCAGCCGGAACTCCGCCGTGCTCAGCGGCACGGCCACGCCATCGGCGCTCATCAGTTCGCGCCGGCCGACATCCAGTGTCCAGTGGCCGAACTTTATGGTCTTGCTGCGCGGCCCGGCCTGGCGCGGCGGCAGGCTGTTGACACGGCGCAGCACCGCCTTGATGCGGGCCAGCAATTCGCGCGGGTTGAACGGCTTGGTCAGATAATCGTCGGCGCCCATTTCCAGACCGACGATGCGGTCCGTCTCCTCGACAACCGCAGTCAGCAGGATGATCGGCAGGTTGGTGGTCGAGCGCAGGTCGCGGCAGACCGACAGGCCATCCTCATGCGGCATCATGATATCGAGCACGAGGAGATCGGGTGCGCTGCGCTGCAGCAGCCGGCGCAGCGATGCCGCGCTGTCGGCGGTGCTGACACGATAGCCATGCTCCCCGAGATAGCGCGCGACCAGCTCTCGGATATCGGCGTGATCGTCAACGATGGCGATGTGCGGTGTCGGTTCCATGTCCTTGCCCTCACCGGTTCGATATCACGCCGGATGCCCGGTATCGCGGGAAAACAGCACACCCCCACCATGTTTTTTGCATCAAATTATGTCAGCCGGCGCGCTTGCGACAATTCGCGATCATTGCCCGCCCAGCCGGACAAATTTCTGCGACAGCTCGCTGTCAGGCTCCAGCCTGCAACGGTGCGGGTCTGAAGATCTGCGCCTTCCAACATACCGCCCGGCCCTTCATCCCCCGCGTGCGTGGCACCGGATCATGTCGGAGCGGGCGCGTCAGGCAGTTCTGCCAGTGAAGAAAGGTTCTCGATGCCCTTTGACCGTGTTGCGGCCCTTGCCGTGTCCGTCGCCGTGCCTGTCCTCGCCTTGCCAGTCCTCGCCTTGCCTGTCCTGGCGGTCGCCCTCTCCGCTCCGGCAGCCGCGCAGAACGCCGCCGATGGCGAACGGCAGTACCGGGCGCGATGCGCCAGCTGCCACAGCACGGAGGCCGGTCAGAACCGCGTCGGCCCGCATCTGGCCGGCATACTTGGCCGGACAGCCGGCAGCGTGGAGGGAGCGCGCTATTCCGCCGCAATGAAAGACAGCGGCATCGTCTGGGACGCGGAGCAACTCGACGCCTATCTCGCGAATCCAAGACAGGTCGTCCCCGGAACCAGCATGCCGGTCGGTGTGCCGAACGCCGGCCAGCGGGCTCAGATCATCGACTATCTGCGGACCCTGTCCGGCAGCGCCCGCTAGCTGCCGCAAGTCATAAGCAAGAAGCAGGAGAGCGTCAGCGATGTCCTCGCCCACCCCACCGCCATCCCCTCCACTGGCAGCCCGAAAACACCAGCCGTCCGGGACGGCAACCCTGTCCGTTTTCGATGCCATCGCGATCATGGTCGGGCTGGTGGTCGGCATCGGCATCTTCCGCACCCCGTCCCTGGTGGCAGCGAATGTCGATAGCGAGTTCGCCTTCATCGCTGTCTGGGTGGCGGGCGGCGTCGTCACGCTGATCGGCGCGCTGTGCTATGCGGAGCTTTCGGCGGCACAGCCCCATGCCGGTGGCGAATATCATTTCCTGTCGCGCGCCTATGGCAAGCCGCTCGCCATGCTGTTCGGCTGGGCGCGCGGGTCGGTGATCCAGACCGGCGCAATCGCCGGCGTGGCCTTCGTTCTGGGCGACTATGCCGCACAGCTTCTTCCGCTCGGCCCGTATGGGCCGGCGCTCTATGCCGCCATGGCGATCATCCTGTTCACCGGGATCAACGTCATCGGCACCATCCAGGGCAAGCGGCTGCAGATCGCCATGACCTGCATCCAGATCAGCGCCATCGCCGCCATCATCGCCTTCGGGCTGCTGGGCTCGCCGGATGCCACGCCGCCCGCGCCGGTCGCCGCCATCCCGGAGGGCACCGCGGCACTTGGCCTGGCGATGATCTTCGTGCTGCTGACCTATGGCGGCTGGAACGAGGCAGCGTATCTCACCGGCGAGCTGAAGGACGCGCCACGCACCATTGCCAGTGTGCTGGTGCTGGGAACGGCGATCCTGGTCACCCTGTACGTCCTGACCAACCTGGCGCTGCTGGCCGTTCTCGGCCTCGACGGGCTGCGCAACTCCGACGCCGTGGCCGCCGACATGATGCGCAGTGTCACCGGCCCGGCCGGCGCCACGCTGGTCAGCATCGCCATCCTTGTCGCCGCCATCTCGACACTCAACGCAACGATCTTCACCGGTGCGCGCGTCTATTACGCGATGGCGCGGGACCTTACACTTCTGCCCAGCGTCGGCGTCTGGGACGAACGCGGCAAGAACCCGGCCAACGGCCTGATCCTGCAGGGCATCGTGGCACTGGTGCTGGTAGCGATGGGGGCTGCGACGCGCGATGGCTTCAAGGCCATGGTGGATTATACCGCCCCGGTCTTCTGGGGTTTCCTGCTGCTGACCGGCCTTGCGCTGTTCGTGCTGCGCTTCCGTGAGCCGGACCGGGTCCTGCCCTACAAGGTGCCGTTCTATCCCCTGACACCGATCCTGTTCTGCCTGACCTGCGCCTACATGCTGCATGCCAGCATCGCCTATACCGGCATCGCGGCGCTCGTCGGGCTTGCCGTGCTCGCCGCTGGCGCGCCGCTGTTGCTGTTCCGCCGCAAGACGGCCCTGGAGACAGCGCCCGCCACGGCCATAGCCCAAGAATCCGACTGACGATCTTTTCCCACTGGAGACCACCATGAAAAGCATCCGCACACTCGCTCTCGCCTGCGCCGTTTCCGCGCTTGCCCTGAATGGCGCCCCAAACGCCGCCTTTGCGCAGAACGCCCCGTCCAGTGCCGGCGACTACACCCCCTCCTCCGGCCAGGAAGGCAAGGACGTTGTCTGGGTACCGACGCCGCAGGCGCTGGTGGACCGCATGCTCGATATGGCCGGACTGACGACGGAGGATTACCTGATCGATCTCGGTTCCGGCGACGGGCGCACCGTGATTACCGCCGCCAAGCGCGGCGTCCGGGCACACGGCATCGAATATAATCCTGACCTGGTGGCACTGGCACAGCGGAAGGCCGAGGCGGAGGGCGTGGCCGGCACTGCAACCTTTGTGCAGGGCGACATCTTCCGCTCCGACTTCTCCGACGCTTCGGTGATCACGCTGTTTCTGCTGACCTCTCTGAACGTCAAGCTGCGCCCGGTCCTGCTGGACATGGCGCCCGGCACGCGGGTCGTCTCGAACACCTTCGATATGGAGAGCTGGGAGCCGGACGACCGGATCGACGCCGGCGGCGACTGTGTCTCCTGGTGCACGGCCTATAAATGGGTGATCCCGGCCAAGGTCGGCGGGACATGGCGGCTCGGCGACGGCGAACTGCGCCTGACCCAGACCTTCCAGATGCTCGAAGGCCAGCTGATCCGCGGCGGCAAGACGCTGCCGATCAGCGACGCCAGGATGGATGGTGTCCGCATCGCCTTCACCGCCGGCGGCCAGCGCTATACGGGCGCGGTCAGCGAGGCCGGAATGAACGGGCAGATCGATGGCGGCGGCACCTGGAACGCGACCCGCGCGGCAAACTGACCGAAAGCCACGCGGCCTTCCCCTCCACAGGCCGGGCGCTCATCGTCACGGTGCCTCCCTGGCGAAGCGTCCGGTATAGGGCTTGGCGCGCGGCGGGGCATAGCCGCCCAGGCGCGAGGTCTTCAGCCCCAGCGCCACGACGCTTTCGGCCAGTTCCACCGCCGCCGCCACGCCATCGATCACCGGCAGGCCATGCGTGCGCGACAGGCTCGCCGCCAGATCGGCCATGCCGGCACAGCCCAGCACAATAGCCTCGCAGCGGTCCGCCGCCTTGGCCTGCTCGATCTCGGTGGCGATCCGGGTCGCCGCGTCCGAGGTCGGGTCTTCCAGCTCCAGCACCGGCACCTCGGCGGCGCGCACTTTCGCGCAGCGCCGGTCCAGCCCGTATTTCACAAGGTTATGCTCGATAGCCGGGATCGAGCGCGACAGGGTGGTGATGACGCTGAATTTCCCGGCCAGCAGGCTGGCGATATGGAAGGCCGCCTCGCCGATGCCGATCACCGGTGACTCGGTCACGCAGCGCGCCGCCTCCAGCCCGGTATCGTCGAAGCAGGCGATGATATAGGCATCGGCCGGTTGCCGCCGGATTTCCGCCAGCAGGCCCGGCACGGAATAGGCCTCATCGACATAGCCCTCGATGGAGACCGGACCATCCGGCGGGTTGACCGCAATGACCTCGGTTCCGGCACCGGCGACGGATTGCGCCGCCGCGCCGATCTTCGCGGTCATCGAGGCGGTGGTGTTCGGATTGACGATGACGATGCGCATGGCTGGCTTCTCTGGCTGATCCGCTTTTCATACCCCGGCGCGCGGCCGGGGCAGAAACCTAAAGCGCGGCCATTTCTTCCGTGCGCAGGCAACGCACGATCTGGCCATCGCGGACCGTCACCGGCTCCGGCGTTATGGCCTCGCACGCATCGACGGCGAAACGGCAGCGCGGCGCGAAGGGGCAGCCCGGCGGCAGATTGGCAAGGTCGGGCGGCGATCCCGGAATTGTCTCCAGCCGCGCACCCTTCTGCAGGGCGCCATCGGCGCGAGAATGCAGCAGGCCGATAGTGTAGGGGTGGCTCGGGCTGCGGATGATGTCCCGCACCGCTCCGGTCTCGACGATGCGGCCGGCATACATGACGGCAATGCGGTCCGCCACCTCCACCGCCACTCCGATATCATGGGTGACGAAGATGATGGCCAGCCCCAGCTCGCGCTGCAATTCGCGCAGCAGCAGCAGGATCTGGATCTGCACCGTGGCGTCCAGCGCCGTGGTCGGCTCGTCGGCCAGCAGCACCTGCGGCTTGCAGGCCAGCGCCAGGGCGATCATCGCGCGCTGGCGCATGCCGCCGGACATTTC
It contains:
- a CDS encoding APC family permease, which gives rise to MSSPTPPPSPPLAARKHQPSGTATLSVFDAIAIMVGLVVGIGIFRTPSLVAANVDSEFAFIAVWVAGGVVTLIGALCYAELSAAQPHAGGEYHFLSRAYGKPLAMLFGWARGSVIQTGAIAGVAFVLGDYAAQLLPLGPYGPALYAAMAIILFTGINVIGTIQGKRLQIAMTCIQISAIAAIIAFGLLGSPDATPPAPVAAIPEGTAALGLAMIFVLLTYGGWNEAAYLTGELKDAPRTIASVLVLGTAILVTLYVLTNLALLAVLGLDGLRNSDAVAADMMRSVTGPAGATLVSIAILVAAISTLNATIFTGARVYYAMARDLTLLPSVGVWDERGKNPANGLILQGIVALVLVAMGAATRDGFKAMVDYTAPVFWGFLLLTGLALFVLRFREPDRVLPYKVPFYPLTPILFCLTCAYMLHASIAYTGIAALVGLAVLAAGAPLLLFRRKTALETAPATAIAQESD
- a CDS encoding response regulator gives rise to the protein MEPTPHIAIVDDHADIRELVARYLGEHGYRVSTADSAASLRRLLQRSAPDLLVLDIMMPHEDGLSVCRDLRSTTNLPIILLTAVVEETDRIVGLEMGADDYLTKPFNPRELLARIKAVLRRVNSLPPRQAGPRSKTIKFGHWTLDVGRRELMSADGVAVPLSTAEFRLLSVLIDHPGIVLTRDQLLDLTVGRTAEVYDRSIDNQVSRLRRKIESDPRNPALIKTHWGGGYSFAVEVTLS
- a CDS encoding ABC transporter ATP-binding protein; translated protein: MSAPIVKVSNLTVSFLGGATPIRAVNGVDLELNAGETYALLGESGSGKSVTLRALMRLNPERKTRVEGSILVGGQDVMALNRTELQAFRGKTLSMVFQEPALALDPVYTLGQQIAEAVAIHEGVSRAEGRKRALELFERVRIPSPERRLDAYPHEMSGGMRQRAMIALALACKPQVLLADEPTTALDATVQIQILLLLRELQRELGLAIIFVTHDIGVAVEVADRIAVMYAGRIVETGAVRDIIRSPSHPYTIGLLHSRADGALQKGARLETIPGSPPDLANLPPGCPFAPRCRFAVDACEAITPEPVTVRDGQIVRCLRTEEMAAL
- a CDS encoding SAM-dependent methyltransferase → MKSIRTLALACAVSALALNGAPNAAFAQNAPSSAGDYTPSSGQEGKDVVWVPTPQALVDRMLDMAGLTTEDYLIDLGSGDGRTVITAAKRGVRAHGIEYNPDLVALAQRKAEAEGVAGTATFVQGDIFRSDFSDASVITLFLLTSLNVKLRPVLLDMAPGTRVVSNTFDMESWEPDDRIDAGGDCVSWCTAYKWVIPAKVGGTWRLGDGELRLTQTFQMLEGQLIRGGKTLPISDARMDGVRIAFTAGGQRYTGAVSEAGMNGQIDGGGTWNATRAAN
- a CDS encoding ATP-binding protein; its protein translation is MTRFWERSIWNRSLAGQLVGFMLVALLVSQGISFLIYYDEHGQALRDTLKEEFLVRSASAARLLETTPSAYHADVLKAVDTIYSRFWVTDQLPEDVKAWKQGAWRRLKDREGNGEGTGSEPVVDATAAGPVISNYSWGNLPADQWPLERPARFVRLDNAFGVGLVVELEGGGWLNAAMAKSKKPFWMSQSAVSVGITAILLSLIAVLAARRIGRPMNRLAQAAEAFGRGETPGRLPESGPEDIRRTTEAFNRMQERLRRFVNDRTSMLAAIGHDLRTPITSLRLRAEFIKDAEMRDKILATLDEMQAMTEATLAFAREEASGEETRLVDLAALTESICEDLADLGWDVRFADSSRIPYRCRPSSLRRAIRNLVENAVRYGERARVTMTMRQDYIEIAIDDDGNGIPAGEFERVFAPFVRLEGSRSRETGGVGLGLSVARTIARSHGGDVVLANRDAGGFRAAIHLPHAPAGPKPATDGQFMAEPISATRALQQS
- a CDS encoding xanthine dehydrogenase family protein molybdopterin-binding subunit, which translates into the protein MTTTIDVTRRGFMVGTAVAGFSLGFPIPFLSGKANAQAGFPDEINAWVVVRPDEQVIIRIARSEMGQGTLTGLAQLVVEELECDWANVTTEYPTPATNLERGRVWQSFSTGGSRGIRESHDYVRMGGATAREMLIMAAAREWGVAPGECRASKGVITHAASGRSTTFGKVAEAASRLEVPTGVQLKDPKDWTVIGQPLKRLDTAEKVTGKQVYGADLKLPGMLNAAIRQCPVFGGTLDSFDESAVLSMPGVKKVVAVDGNAVAVVADRWWQAKSALDALPITWNEGANAKVTSASIDDFVKEGLTADQAFVGNSNGDAEAALARAERTVEAVYSYPFQNHATMEPMNATAVWTEDRCEVWCPTQNGEAALAATSEAAGLPLQQCDVHKLHLGGGFGRRGAFHDYVRQAVLIAREFPGTPVKLLWSREEDMTHGMYHPITQCKLTAGLDANGDVTAFRVRISGQSILAGVMPQRLSNGADMITFQCYLPQGDHAISYSFPNLLVDHAMRNPHVPPGFWRGVNANQNSVYTECFIDEVAHAAGKDPLEFRLKLMDRHPKNAAVLRAVAERAGWGSPAPEGVFRGLAQCTAFGSHIAACAEVSVTNGQLKIHRIVAATDCGHVVNPQQVEAQVEGSFAYGLSAMLYGECTVADGRIEQQNFDSYQIMRIAEMPEVETIIMPSGGFWGGVGEPTIAVAAPAVLNAIFAATGKRIRELPLSKHDLGSA
- a CDS encoding aspartate/glutamate racemase family protein, giving the protein MRIVIVNPNTTASMTAKIGAAAQSVAGAGTEVIAVNPPDGPVSIEGYVDEAYSVPGLLAEIRRQPADAYIIACFDDTGLEAARCVTESPVIGIGEAAFHIASLLAGKFSVITTLSRSIPAIEHNLVKYGLDRRCAKVRAAEVPVLELEDPTSDAATRIATEIEQAKAADRCEAIVLGCAGMADLAASLSRTHGLPVIDGVAAAVELAESVVALGLKTSRLGGYAPPRAKPYTGRFAREAP
- a CDS encoding c-type cytochrome, with the protein product MPFDRVAALAVSVAVPVLALPVLALPVLAVALSAPAAAQNAADGERQYRARCASCHSTEAGQNRVGPHLAGILGRTAGSVEGARYSAAMKDSGIVWDAEQLDAYLANPRQVVPGTSMPVGVPNAGQRAQIIDYLRTLSGSAR
- a CDS encoding (2Fe-2S)-binding protein codes for the protein MARINVNGKTVEVDADGSTPLLWVLREQLELTGTKYGCGIAQCGACTVHINGEAQRACVFPLDAVAETDRIVTIEGLSETGTHPLQKAWVALDVPQCGYCQTGMIMAAAALLERIPKPTDADIDSEITNICRCGTYRRVRAGIHQAANEKA